In Candidatus Saganbacteria bacterium, a single window of DNA contains:
- a CDS encoding carboxylesterase family protein: MRKAVLAVLLVLGIFSVSFGVGIISPEPVPVGGMISPPGADIVSPESGPISGITSSLEAGIIRLESGFISGMYSDGLHIFLGIPYAVPPVGDLRWKEPQPVEPWEDVRECISFGPSCPQPQSKNVGKTSENCLYLNVWTPATSESDKLPVMVFIHGGGWSMGSGSMPKYNGTNLAKKGVVFVNFNYRLGPFGFFVHPKLAEESPNGVSGNYGLLDQIAALKWVKNNIAAFGGDPGNVTIFGESAGSKAVSLHMISPLSAGLFRRGICESGGPYGEEYIFPQADGKMHKAIREAEKLMVKLKCNKASDPIAAMRARSADEIIRAYPFALTPFSPGLKFAPVVDGYVIPDDPQTMYSQDKNCDLPLMIGSNADEGTAFYRPMKVSDYKKWIVLQFGSHLREVLAMFPAKKTADVRPAFDRLASVAIFTEPARFVARSREGRSSKTYLYYFSRVSPTAFGKKMGATHGAELLYVFGNVKKELGLYDADISLSENIMDYWVNFAKTGNPNGPGLPVWPAYDSKSDENIEFGDQIWIDTHLLKKECDLIRKIQ; this comes from the coding sequence GTTCTGCTGGTATTGGGCATATTTTCCGTTTCTTTTGGCGTGGGTATCATCAGCCCGGAACCCGTCCCTGTAGGCGGAATGATAAGCCCGCCGGGTGCGGACATTGTCAGCCCGGAAAGCGGTCCGATAAGCGGGATAACAAGTTCTTTAGAAGCGGGTATCATCAGACTGGAAAGCGGATTTATCAGCGGGATGTACAGCGACGGCCTGCACATATTTCTAGGGATCCCTTATGCGGTGCCGCCTGTCGGAGACCTGCGCTGGAAAGAGCCACAGCCTGTAGAACCCTGGGAAGATGTAAGAGAGTGTATCTCCTTCGGGCCCTCCTGCCCGCAGCCGCAAAGTAAGAATGTCGGAAAAACAAGCGAGAACTGTCTTTATCTTAACGTCTGGACACCCGCGACAAGTGAGAGCGACAAACTGCCGGTAATGGTCTTTATCCACGGCGGCGGCTGGTCGATGGGTTCCGGCTCGATGCCAAAGTATAACGGGACCAATCTGGCGAAAAAAGGCGTCGTGTTCGTCAATTTTAATTACCGCCTAGGCCCGTTCGGCTTTTTTGTCCATCCCAAGCTGGCAGAGGAATCGCCTAATGGCGTTTCGGGTAATTACGGCCTGTTAGACCAGATCGCCGCGCTCAAGTGGGTCAAAAATAATATCGCGGCGTTCGGCGGCGATCCCGGCAACGTAACCATATTCGGGGAATCTGCAGGCTCGAAGGCGGTTTCGCTCCACATGATCAGTCCGCTCTCGGCAGGACTCTTCAGGCGGGGCATCTGCGAGAGCGGCGGGCCTTACGGCGAAGAATATATATTTCCCCAGGCTGACGGCAAGATGCATAAAGCGATCAGAGAGGCGGAAAAGCTTATGGTAAAGCTCAAATGCAATAAGGCAAGCGACCCGATCGCGGCCATGCGCGCCAGATCGGCCGACGAGATCATCAGGGCCTATCCGTTCGCTCTGACACCGTTCTCGCCCGGCTTGAAGTTCGCCCCGGTGGTAGACGGTTATGTCATCCCCGACGATCCCCAGACAATGTATTCTCAGGATAAGAACTGTGACCTCCCGCTGATGATCGGTTCAAACGCTGACGAGGGTACGGCTTTTTACCGGCCGATGAAGGTCTCCGATTATAAGAAGTGGATCGTGTTGCAGTTCGGAAGCCATCTCCGCGAGGTGCTGGCTATGTTCCCTGCAAAAAAAACCGCTGATGTCAGGCCTGCATTCGACCGCCTTGCAAGCGTAGCGATCTTTACGGAGCCGGCAAGGTTTGTCGCCCGGTCCCGGGAAGGAAGGAGTTCTAAGACCTACCTGTACTACTTCTCAAGGGTCTCTCCGACCGCTTTCGGCAAGAAAATGGGGGCAACTCACGGCGCGGAGCTTTTGTACGTTTTTGGGAACGTAAAGAAAGAATTAGGTCTTTATGACGCGGATATCTCTCTTTCTGAAAATATCATGGATTACTGGGTGAATTTTGCAAAGACAGGAAACCCTAACGGGCCGGGTCTGCCCGTGTGGCCGGCCTATGACAGCAAATCCGACGAGAATATCGAATTCGGGGACCAGATCTGGATAGATACACATCTTCTAAAAAAAGAATGCGATCTTATCCGTAAAATTCAGTAA
- the yihA gene encoding ribosome biogenesis GTP-binding protein YihA/YsxC, with the protein MKITSAKFIKGIVGPDKTLDDGIPQIAFIGRSNVGKSSVINSLTDRKALARTSSFPGRTQQINVFLINESFYFLDLPGYGFSGDSREKKDQLQALINWYLFKSHYEQKRVVLIIDAKAGLTDSDIETLQALEEHQKDIVIVANKTDKIRPSKLKERLQEVYDISLCHKVIPYSSVKKTGIKELSREIFD; encoded by the coding sequence ATGAAGATAACCTCTGCAAAGTTCATAAAGGGGATAGTGGGACCCGATAAGACCTTAGATGACGGCATCCCGCAGATCGCTTTCATCGGCCGCTCAAATGTGGGCAAATCCAGCGTCATCAATTCTTTGACTGACCGGAAGGCCCTGGCCAGGACCAGCTCTTTTCCGGGGCGGACCCAGCAGATAAATGTATTTTTAATAAATGAAAGCTTTTATTTTCTTGACCTGCCGGGATACGGATTTTCCGGGGATTCGAGAGAAAAGAAGGATCAGCTTCAGGCCCTGATCAACTGGTACCTGTTTAAATCGCATTATGAACAGAAAAGAGTCGTGCTCATCATAGACGCAAAGGCGGGCCTGACAGACAGCGACATTGAAACGCTTCAGGCTTTAGAAGAACATCAAAAGGACATTGTAATTGTCGCGAATAAAACAGACAAAATAAGGCCTTCAAAACTCAAAGAACGACTTCAGGAGGTCTATGATATTTCTTTATGCCACAAGGTTATTCCGTATTCTTCAGTAAAAAAAACCGGCATAAAAGAATTAAGCAGGGAGATCTTTGATTAA
- a CDS encoding serine hydrolase — protein sequence MAKYAIAALTIFICLVAGCANRTQTGLDNPDLDNMVKTQWANYASSKPTWEGEVSIYITTPKGNYFSASNLGSGAGSKVHFRGASTTKTFTAASIMLLQQQGKLNIDDKITDLIPGSSEPYVPNTANYAIPYKDKITIRMILKHRAGIWDISNSDIPATSEVPYAGQNYVSYIERSDCVHTFTFDELVGVVAINKLSYFVPDSAYHYSDTGYSILGKIIERVSGQSYDQFIRKNFLETNGLNETYFPKLGNQTTLPEPFARGYSYGGGIVLETTEDNMSPHVAEGNVISTDADLAVWIRRLMRGEAGLKASTVQMMTEGTKGKKYGLGISYVPGLGYGHDGGHAGYATVVKYDPVQDVTVVMSASVINFGDLVPYYDFLHDLGRKAKNILGYSTAEASPL from the coding sequence ATGGCTAAATACGCTATTGCTGCTCTGACAATATTTATTTGCCTGGTGGCGGGATGTGCAAATAGAACACAGACTGGTCTTGATAATCCGGATCTCGACAATATGGTCAAAACGCAGTGGGCAAACTATGCCAGCAGCAAACCAACCTGGGAAGGAGAAGTGTCTATCTATATCACGACCCCCAAGGGCAATTATTTTTCCGCCAGCAACCTTGGAAGCGGCGCAGGCAGCAAAGTCCACTTCCGCGGGGCAAGCACTACAAAAACCTTTACAGCCGCTTCTATAATGCTGCTTCAACAGCAGGGAAAACTTAACATAGATGATAAAATAACAGATCTGATCCCGGGCTCCAGCGAGCCTTATGTGCCAAATACGGCAAACTATGCTATCCCTTACAAAGACAAGATCACGATAAGGATGATACTCAAACACCGCGCGGGAATATGGGACATCAGTAATTCCGACATACCGGCGACATCAGAAGTGCCGTACGCCGGCCAAAATTATGTAAGTTATATCGAGAGATCTGACTGCGTTCATACCTTTACTTTTGATGAACTGGTCGGAGTCGTGGCGATAAACAAACTGAGTTATTTTGTTCCGGACAGCGCATACCATTACAGCGATACCGGCTATTCCATATTAGGCAAGATCATTGAGAGGGTGTCAGGACAAAGCTACGATCAATTTATCCGGAAGAATTTTTTAGAAACAAATGGTCTGAATGAAACCTATTTTCCAAAGCTCGGCAACCAGACAACATTGCCGGAACCCTTTGCCAGGGGCTATTCCTATGGGGGAGGTATAGTTTTAGAAACGACCGAGGATAATATGTCTCCCCACGTCGCCGAGGGGAATGTTATCTCAACGGATGCGGACCTGGCCGTTTGGATCAGGCGTCTTATGAGGGGAGAAGCGGGACTGAAGGCTTCTACCGTCCAAATGATGACGGAAGGAACAAAAGGCAAAAAATACGGACTGGGAATATCTTATGTCCCGGGATTGGGATACGGACATGACGGAGGCCATGCCGGTTACGCGACTGTTGTCAAATATGATCCGGTCCAGGACGTTACAGTAGTGATGTCCGCTTCTGTTATAAACTTTGGTGATCTGGTCCCTTACTATGACTTCTTGCATGATCTCGGCCGCAAAGCGAAAAATATCCTCGGTTATTCAACTGCGGAGGCGAGCCCGCTTTAG
- a CDS encoding mechanosensitive ion channel: METYLNAFLSASAHYAPNIIAAIVIYILGRWVASIAAKMTERILTVQKINLTFVSFVKNTAYYGIMTFVVIIILNKLGVETTSFLAILGAAGLAVALALQGSLSNFAAGVMIIFFQPFNIGDYIEAAGASGVGGVQGRVDEIQIFNTIMSNGNKKMIVPNSKITADIITIHADKKG, encoded by the coding sequence ATGGAAACCTATCTTAACGCTTTTCTCAGTGCATCCGCACATTACGCGCCGAATATAATCGCGGCGATAGTCATTTATATCTTAGGCCGGTGGGTGGCTTCGATCGCGGCGAAGATGACAGAAAGAATACTGACCGTCCAGAAGATCAACCTGACCTTTGTCTCATTCGTAAAGAACACGGCCTATTACGGGATCATGACCTTTGTCGTGATCATCATCCTGAACAAGCTCGGGGTGGAGACGACTTCCTTTCTCGCGATCCTGGGCGCAGCCGGCCTGGCCGTTGCCCTGGCCCTTCAGGGATCGCTCTCGAACTTTGCCGCAGGTGTCATGATAATATTTTTTCAGCCTTTTAACATAGGGGACTATATAGAAGCGGCAGGGGCCTCTGGTGTCGGAGGGGTCCAGGGCAGGGTAGATGAGATACAGATATTCAATACCATCATGTCCAACGGGAATAAAAAAATGATCGTGCCCAACTCAAAGATAACTGCTGATATAATAACGATACACGCCGACAAAAAAGGCTGA
- a CDS encoding choloylglycine hydrolase family protein codes for MKKLFILIFSVCLLIPSTASACTDFVVKAKDNTVVNGRSMEFPIDLKSEILIIPRGIQHTCADKKGIRGSNWTSKYGFLGINAFGLKDCFVEGFNEKGLAVGGLMFGDAKYQKAAPGKFVPVDSLAAWILGNFATVDDVKAALPTVTVCDTDVKKLKSLGMHIAVHDATGKNLVIEFIGGQIKVYDNPLGVMTNSPDFPWQMTNLRNYINLDSLNRAPKTLNSVRIEPTGVGSGLLGLPGDWTPPSRFVRMAICKDTALKPGNAKEAVNLAEHLLNMVDIPKGAIKEKPESFITMYGYAQWVLIKDLTNKVLYYKTYDNSAWKSVDLKKFDLKPGAAIRSIAIDSNILSVTDVSGQLK; via the coding sequence GTGAAGAAATTATTTATTCTGATCTTTTCGGTTTGTCTTTTAATCCCGTCGACAGCGTCCGCCTGCACAGATTTTGTGGTCAAGGCAAAAGATAATACGGTCGTCAACGGCCGCTCCATGGAATTTCCGATCGACCTCAAATCCGAGATCCTGATCATTCCCAGAGGAATTCAACACACGTGCGCAGATAAAAAAGGGATCAGAGGTTCCAATTGGACGTCTAAATACGGTTTCTTGGGCATCAACGCATTCGGGCTTAAAGATTGTTTTGTTGAAGGGTTCAATGAGAAGGGGCTGGCTGTGGGAGGACTGATGTTCGGCGATGCAAAGTACCAGAAAGCGGCCCCGGGCAAATTTGTCCCGGTTGATTCTCTGGCCGCATGGATCCTGGGGAACTTTGCAACGGTAGATGATGTAAAGGCGGCGCTTCCTACAGTAACGGTCTGCGATACTGACGTTAAGAAACTTAAAAGTCTGGGAATGCACATCGCAGTTCATGATGCCACAGGGAAAAATCTTGTGATCGAATTCATCGGCGGGCAAATAAAAGTATATGACAACCCCCTTGGCGTTATGACCAACAGTCCTGACTTTCCCTGGCAGATGACCAATCTAAGGAACTATATCAATCTTGATTCCCTCAATAGAGCGCCAAAGACATTGAACAGCGTAAGGATCGAGCCGACAGGGGTTGGCAGCGGATTGCTTGGACTTCCGGGGGATTGGACCCCGCCTTCCCGCTTTGTCCGCATGGCTATCTGCAAGGATACCGCTCTCAAGCCCGGGAATGCAAAAGAAGCAGTAAATCTTGCGGAACATTTGTTGAATATGGTGGATATTCCCAAAGGAGCGATCAAAGAAAAACCAGAGTCTTTCATCACTATGTACGGTTACGCCCAATGGGTGCTGATAAAAGACTTAACAAACAAAGTGCTTTATTACAAGACCTATGATAATTCAGCATGGAAATCCGTTGACCTTAAAAAATTCGATCTAAAACCCGGGGCGGCAATAAGATCCATTGCTATAGACAGCAACATCCTGTCGGTTACAGATGTAAGCGGACAGCTGAAATAG
- a CDS encoding permease, producing MMAIDKVLQFIFYLFAMFWEILWALILGFGISALIQAIVSKKEMAKLLPDNSPKTLTIAAGLGAASSSCSYAATAIARSMFRKGANFTATIAFEFASTNLVLELGIIMAVLLGWQFTLAEFVGGPLMIITLALLFRIFLKKQMVDEAFVQANKRLPGSMEGHAAMDMSLSEGSIFQRMFSSKGYTATTHYFFMDWYSLWKDILLGLGIASVLAVCVPDNFWQSFFFSNNDLLAKLWGPLIGPLVSMLSFVCSIGNVPLAAILWAGGISFGGVISFIFADLLIIPILNIYRKYYGSRMMVFLFFTSYAAMALAGFLVEMIFGYFNLIPARRNFEAMHMMITFNYTTVLNIIFILLSLVMLFRFLKTGGPAMLKEMDNPLPEEGEHCHHCH from the coding sequence ATGATGGCAATAGATAAAGTCCTCCAGTTTATTTTTTATCTGTTCGCGATGTTCTGGGAGATCCTGTGGGCGCTGATACTCGGGTTCGGTATCTCCGCGTTGATACAGGCAATCGTGTCCAAAAAAGAAATGGCAAAGCTTCTTCCGGACAATTCGCCTAAGACCCTTACCATTGCGGCCGGCTTGGGCGCGGCATCTTCCTCCTGTTCTTATGCGGCAACCGCAATCGCCAGGTCCATGTTCCGCAAGGGCGCGAACTTCACGGCTACGATCGCTTTTGAATTCGCATCCACGAACCTCGTGCTTGAGCTCGGCATCATCATGGCAGTCCTCCTCGGCTGGCAGTTCACCCTTGCGGAGTTCGTCGGCGGGCCGCTGATGATAATAACGCTTGCTTTGCTGTTCAGGATATTCCTGAAAAAACAGATGGTCGACGAGGCTTTTGTTCAGGCAAATAAAAGACTGCCCGGCTCCATGGAAGGCCATGCGGCTATGGATATGTCGCTTTCGGAAGGTAGCATTTTTCAGAGGATGTTCTCATCAAAGGGCTATACCGCAACAACACATTATTTCTTCATGGACTGGTACTCGCTCTGGAAAGATATCCTGCTCGGACTTGGCATCGCCAGTGTCCTGGCAGTCTGCGTGCCCGATAATTTCTGGCAGTCGTTTTTCTTTTCAAATAACGATCTTCTCGCAAAACTCTGGGGCCCTCTTATCGGGCCGCTCGTCTCCATGCTCTCATTCGTCTGCTCGATCGGCAATGTCCCTCTTGCCGCGATCCTCTGGGCGGGAGGCATCAGTTTTGGCGGGGTCATATCCTTTATTTTCGCGGACCTCTTGATCATACCAATACTCAACATTTACAGGAAATACTACGGCAGCAGGATGATGGTATTTCTTTTCTTCACTTCATACGCCGCCATGGCGCTTGCCGGATTTCTGGTAGAGATGATATTCGGATATTTTAACCTTATACCGGCAAGACGGAACTTTGAAGCGATGCACATGATGATAACTTTCAATTATACGACGGTCCTGAACATCATCTTCATCCTTCTATCATTAGTGATGCTTTTCAGGTTCCTGAAAACGGGAGGGCCCGCTATGCTCAAAGAAATGGACAACCCTCTTCCCGAAGAAGGAGAGCACTGCCATCACTGCCATTAA
- a CDS encoding RNA-binding protein, with amino-acid sequence MKSIFVGNLPWSATDAEMTEKFSQFGNVISARIVNDKFTGKSRGFGFVDMEDADAAKAIAGMTGYKWGDRELTVNEGRPKTDRPRDGGGGERRSFNRY; translated from the coding sequence ATGAAAAGCATATTCGTAGGTAACCTTCCCTGGTCAGCCACGGACGCGGAAATGACGGAAAAATTTTCCCAGTTCGGCAACGTGATATCGGCCAGAATAGTGAACGATAAGTTCACCGGAAAGTCGCGCGGATTTGGTTTTGTTGATATGGAAGACGCGGATGCCGCAAAAGCTATAGCCGGGATGACCGGTTACAAGTGGGGCGACCGTGAACTGACAGTCAATGAAGGCAGACCCAAGACCGACCGCCCGAGAGACGGCGGCGGCGGCGAAAGACGTTCATTCAACAGATATTAA